Genomic DNA from Desulfuromonas versatilis:
TCGGGGGCCATGCCCCGGGGGCTCGGCAGGCGGGCCAGCAGCAGAAAACCGCCAAAGGTCGCCAGCGAACCGAACAGGATGGTCAGGATGTAGGAGATCAGCAGAAACGGCGGCAGCGAGATGATTGGTTTGCCGCCGGTGATCAGCGGCCAGGAGAGTACCGTGTAGATGGTGAAGCCGAGCCCGCCGAGAAATCCGGAGAGTCCGCCGGCCACGGCGAAAAAACGCACCAAGCCCGGGCGCGTGCCGAGAATCTGTTCGACCTCCGGGACCAGAAACGGCATGTGGATCTGCGCCCGGTTCAGGTCCGCCCCGGCCGCCTGGAGTTCGCGCAGCTTGGCGAGAAATTCCTCCCGCGATTCGAAGCTCAGCTTTTCGCCCATCACATGTGCTCCTTAAGTTCGGTCATCGACAGCACCGGCAGGGTCTTGAGGAACAGCAGGTAGAGCAGGAAGAACAGGCCGAAGGACATCAGGGTGATGCCGACCTCGACAAAGCTCGGCGCGTAGGTCCCCCAGGCGTAGGGGTCGTAATCCCGGGCCAGGGAGTTGACGATGATCACGAAGCGCTCGATCCACATCCCCACGTTGACCAGGATCGAGACGCCGAACAGCCACCTGAGGTTGCGGCGCAGCTGTTTGACGCAGAGCGTCAGCGGCAGCAGCGAGTTGCAGAGGATCATCACCCAGTACAGCAGCCAGTAGTCGCCGAAGGAGCGGTAGCGGAACTGTTCGGCCTCGAAGGGGTTGTGGCCGTAGTAGGCCAGACCGGTCTCGACGACGTAGGAGTAGCTGACGATCAGCGAGGTGAACAGCAGGATCTTGGCGATGGCCTCGAAGTGGTCGACGGTGATGTAGCTCTCGAGCTTGAGGATGCGCTGCATGGGGTAGACCAGGGTGATGACCATGGCGGTGCCGGAGAAGATCGCCCCGGCGACGAAATAGGGGGCGAAGATGGTGGTGTGCCAGCCGGGGATGATGCTGACGGCGAAGTCCCAGGAGACGATGGAGTGCACCGAGGCGACCAGCGGCGTGGCGAAGGCGGCGAGCAGGATATAGAGCCACTTGTAGTGGCGCCACTGGTTGAGGGTGCCGGTCCAACCCAGCGAGAGCAGGCCGTAGATCTTCTTGCCCCAGCCCGAGAAACGCCGCCGGGCGATGGCCAGGTCGGGGACCATCCCCACGTAGAAAAAGACCAGGCTGACCAGCATGTAGGTGGTGACGGCGAACACGTCCCAGATCAGCGGCGAGCGGAAGTTGACCCAGAGCTGGCGCTGGTTGGGGTAGGGGAGCAGGTAGTAGAAGATCCAGACCCGCCCCAGGTGGATCAGGGGGAACAGGCCGGCGACCATCAGCGCGAAGACGGTCATCGCCTCGGCGGCCCGATTGAAGCTGGTGCGGAACCTGGCGCGAAAGAGAAACAGCACCGCCGAGATCAGCGTCCCCGAGTGGGCGATCCCGACCCAGAAGACGAAGTTGGTGATGTAGACCCCCCAGTTGACCGGGTGCATGAGCCCGGCCACCCCCAGCCCGACAAACGACTGGTAGGCGAACAGCCCCATGCCCACTGCCACCAGCAGGGCGCACAGCGCCACCGCCCCCAGGTACTTGAGGCTCGGCCGCGAGATGGCCGCCAGCACGTCCCGCTCGACCTGCTCGCGGGGATCCATTGTTGGGGGGTGGTTGCTGCCAGTCATGTTCTTTTCGTGCCCCCGTGGTTAGTGTGTGACCTTGGTCCCGTTTGATCCGACGGATCGGACCGATCCGACCGATCTGTCGGATTCGCTGCCTACAGAAAGATCTGCTGACTCCTACCGCAGGTAATACACCGAAGGCTGGGTTCCCAGCTCCTCGAAAACCCGGTAGGCCCGCTTCGAGTGGGCCCAGCGGTAGACCTGCGAAGTCTCGTCGAGCAGGTTGCCGAAGGCGATGGCCTTCGCCGGGCAGCTCTGGGCGCAGGCAGTGACCACCTCGCCGTCGCGGATCTTGCGCCCCTCGTCCTTGGCGGCATCGCGGCCGGCGCGGATGCGCTGGATGCAGAAGGTGCATTTTTCCATCATCCCCCGGGTGCGCAGCGGCAGGTCGGGGTTGACCAGCTTGTCCAGCGGCGGCCGGCGCCGGTGGTCCCACCAGTTGAAGCGCCGCACCTTGTAGGGGCAGTTGTTGGAGCAGTAGCGGGTTCCCACGCAGCGGGCATAGACCTGCACGTTGAGCCCCTCGCCGTTGTGATAGGCGGCGTAGACCGGGCAGACCGGCTCGCAGGGGGCGCTGTGGCAGTGCTGGCAGAGCATGGGGAGAAACTCCACCCGCCCCTGCTCATCGTAAAAGGGCTCGATGCGCAGCCAGGACATCTCGCGCCCCTTGAGGTGATCCTTTTTGCCCACCACCGGGACGTGGTTCTCGATGTAGCAGGCCGCCACGCAGGCACTGCAGCCGGTGCAGCGCTTCAGGTCGATGGCCATGGCCCAGCGGTAGTCGGGGTGGGCGTGTTCCGGGTAGAGGCTCGCCTGGGGATGGGGCGGGTGCTTCTCGAGATGCACCGGGTCGGGGATGATGCCCCGCCCCTGCTGGGAACTCGAGCCGGCGAGAATGGGCAGCTCGGTCTGGCCGCCGACCCTGGTCGCCCCGCTGATGTCCAGGCTCAGCAGCGCCTCGCCGCTCTGCGGATCAATGCCGAGCACCCCGGAGGGCAGGTGGTCGCGCTGCACCAGGAAAATTCCACCTTGGAGTCCCGGCTGGATTTTGGCCGGCAGTTCCACTTCCAACCCTTTGCCGGCGATGCGCAACAAATCCCCGTCAGCCAGTTTGAGACGCTCGGCGTCAGCTGGCGATACCGACACCCAGCCGCCGTAGCTGATGGTGGTCAGCGGATCGGGGATCTCCTCGAGCAGGGGGATGACCCGGCTGCGGCCGTCGAAGCTGCGCAGCGAGGGGACGACCACCAGCTGCGGCCCTGTCGCCGGGGCGGGCAGGCCGTGCCGGGTGAGCCAACCGGCGGCTGCCGCAGCGTCCAGGGCGGAGGGTTCGGCGGGGAGCGCCTCCTCGATGAAACCGGTGCGGGCGAAAGCCTCGAGGTCGGGCTGGGAATAGCGTTTCTCCCAGGCGGCGAAGAGGTGCTCCTGGTAGCTGGCGGCAACCGGTTGCTGCTTTTTCCGCAGCAGACCGAGCAGCACCTCCCCTTCTTCGCGGGTGTCGTGGAGGGGCTTGGCCGCGGGCCTGATCAGGGTGCGCAGACCGCGGCGGGGTTCAGCATCGCCCCAGCTTTCGAGGGCATGGCTGAGGGGCAGCAGCAGGTCGAGGTGGCGGGTGGTCGCGTCGGGGACGTCGACCAGCCCGACCCGTAGTCCGGCCTTGCCCAGGGCCTCGGCAAAGCCCGGCGAGGGGGCGTGCAGCACCGGGTCGGCGCGGGAGACGAACAGCACCCCGACCCGCCCTTCCTGCAGCTGCCGGCCCAAGCGGTCAAGCCCGCCCGGGGAACCCACCCCGGCGTAGTTCAGCCGCTGGTCGAAGGAAACCGTGCGCCCGAGCATGCCGGCGCTCCACTGCAGCAGGGCCGCCAGCAGGGCGGTGGGCACGCCGCCATCCCGGGCGGTGGCGACGCCCCCGGCGATCAGCAGGGGATTCTCCGCCGCGGCCAGCGCCTCGGCGAGTTCGCTGAGTTCATCGGGGGCAAGGCCCGTCGTCTCGGCCGCCTGGGCCGAGGAAACTTGGGGCAGGGCCTGCAGAAGCATTTCGGGCAGCCGCAGCCGGGCGCGGCCCGAGTCCTGAAGCTGCCGCAGCAGGTAGGCGAGCAGGTCCGCCTCGCTGCCCGGGCGCAGCGAGAGCCGGCGGTCGGCGTTGGCGCCAGTCAGGGAGAAATGCGGCTCGAGGTGAAACCAGCGGAAGGATCCCTTCTCTCTGGCCGCGGCCAGACCGCCGGCCTGGCCGACCGGGTTGGCGAAGGTTTCGAGCAGGTCTGCGCCGACGGAGATCAGCAGGTCGGCCTCTCCGATGCGGTAGCCGGGCAGATCGGCGATGCCGAAGGCAGCTTCATAGGCCCGGCGCAGGGCGGCATGGCCGAGCAGTTCGAACTCGGGCAGCCGCGTCAGGTTCAGGCCGCGGCAGAAATCGTCGATCAGCTCCGAGAGCGTCCCGGTGCTGCGGCCGGCCAGGTAGAAGCTCTCGCGCCCCTGCTGCCGGGCCTGGTCCAGGGCAGTAAAAATCTGCCCGAAAGCCTGCTCCCAGCTGACCGGCTGCCAGTTCTCGCCGTCGCGGCGCAGGGGGGTCTGCACCCGGTCGGGGTGGTAGAGGCGCCAGAGAGAGGCTTGGCCGCGAAGGCAGAGCCCGCCGCGGCTCACCGGGTGATCCGGATTCCCCTCGAGCTTGACCGGGCGTCCCTCGCGCACTCGCACCAGGACGCCGCAGCCCGCCGGGCATTCGTTGCAGGTGCCGGGCTGCCAGAGGGCCTGCCCCGGCAGCACCCCGTCCTCCGGGGGGACCAGGTAGGAGATCAGCTTTTTCTGGCCGTCCTGCGAGCCGCAGGAGCTGAGCACCGTGGCGCCGGAGAAAAGGCCGAGTATCTGCAGAAAATTGCGACGATCCATGGATCTCCCTAGAGGTGGCAGGTGGCGCAGTCGATGGAGGCGCCGTTGCTCTTGTGGCAGGTCACGCACCAGCCCATCTGCAGCGTCCGGACCCGGCGGACCTTGGTCATGGCCGCCAGGTTGCCGTGGCAGGCGAAGCATTCGATCCCCGCCCGGACGTGCCGTTTGTGGGTGAAATAGATGAAATCGGGCAGTTCATGCACCCGGTTCCAGGCGACGGGGCGCCTGGCCTGGTAATGCTCGGTGAGCTTGATGATCTGCGGACGGTCGGTGGCGATGCTGCGGTGGCAGGACATGCAGATGTCGAGGGTCGGCACCCCGGCCCGGGGGGACTTGTCGGCGTACATGTGGCAGTAGCTGCAGGGGAGCTGGAGGCTGCCGGCATGCACCGTGTGGGGGAAGGCGATGGGCTGCTCCGGGGCGCGCTGGACCTGCCACCAATAGAGCGCCATGCCTGCCACCAGCAGGACGAAGGTGGTGAAAAAGCCGAGCAGCAGCACCCGCGGCGCCAGCCGGGTCAGAAAGCGTCTCTGCGCTTGGTTGAGGGTCAGCGGCATGGCTTACTCTCCGGCCCGTTGCAGCAGGTAGCGGGCCACCGCGTCGATCTCCGGCTCGGCCAGGCCGAGCTGGGGCATGGACGGGTAATCGGGGTTGATCTTCACTGGCTTGCGGATGAACCCCTTGAGTTCAGCGAGGCGGCCCTGGTATTTACCCAGTACGGAATTCAGCGGGGGGCCGACCACCCGCCGGTCGAAGGCATGGCAGCCGGCGCAGATGCGCTGGAAAACCGCCTCCCCGTCAGCGGCGGCTGCGCTCGGGGCCGGAGCCGGCGCTGCGGTCGAGGGCGGTTCGGGGAGAGCTGCTGCCTTAGGGTAAAAAGCCGCGGCCCGGGCCCGGCCCTGGGGCAGGGTCTGCTCGTTGAGGTGGGTTCCACGGGCGTTATGGTCGCTTAGCGCCCCGGTCAGAAACAGGGCCAGAAACCCGAGCAGGGCGGGTTTGGCCAGGGCGGGGGAGGAGGTTTCCAGAAGATTCAGCAGGATCAGCGCCAGGCCCAGGCCCACCGCCAGCGCGGCGATGGCCAGGGCGAACAGGAAGCCAGAGCGCGCCTGGCCGGCCAGGGTGTACAGGCCCCAGAGCTGCAGCGGCGGCCAGGCCAGCAGCGAGACCAGGGCCAGCACGGCCCCGGTGCGGCAGGCGAAGCGCCTGAATCCCTCGGCGCCGGGCGTGGAGCCGCCTTCGGCGGCGGCGCAAAGCAGGATGACGGCCCCGGTGAGACCGAAGGAGAGAACCAGAATCTCCAGAAAACGCGCCAGCCCATTCCAGGAAAGGATCAGCCAGGGGAGCCTGCCCAGGTGGGGCCACTGATCGGGGTGCAGCAGCAGGGCGAGGCCGCTGAGCAGGACGAACATCGCCGCGAAAAGGGCCCCGGCGCCGGTCAGCACCACCGCCGAGCCGAGCCAGGCGGGGCAGGAGGGCCTGGCGGTGAGGGTCGGGCGCAGATGCAGCAGGGCCAGCCCTACAGCCAACGGCAGCAGGGAGGCCGCGGCGAAGGCCGGGCCGAGCCCGGTTTCGGGGTAGACCAGCCCGGCGCAGGCCAGGGCCGCCGCCACCAGCAGCAGGGTCGGCAAGGCCACGGTCTGACCCTGCAGGGTCCGCGCGAAAAGAGCCGCGGCCAGTTTCCGATGGTTATTCTTTTCTCCCCCGTAAATTTCCAGCAAAACCGCGGCCACGGTGCCGCCGGCGAGAAACCCGAGCAGCGGGGTCAGGGCGCCAAGCAGGACGGCGAGCACCAGTTTGAGCAGGGGGAGGTTTTCCGGAGTGATCGGCGTCATCAGCTCACCGGCAGGTAGTGGCCTGGTGACCTGCGAACCTGGGGTGGGCCAGTTCGCTGGTGATTACAGGCAGGCGGAATCCGATTGCATTAATACGGCAACTCGTAAATTGAAACACAATGCGGCGCCATTGCAACGGGGAAGAGAAGAAAAGGGGCGCGGTCAGCGCCCCTGGAGGGTGGTCAGAGTTCGAGGTCGGGGGCGATCCCCTGCATGGCCTGCAGGCAGAGTTCGCAAAACTCGTCGATGGGAATCCCGGTTTTTTCGCATTCGAGGATGATCTCGCGGTTGGCCCCGGCCGCGAAGGCCTTCTCTTTCATCCGCTTGCGCACCGACTTGGCCTTGACGCTGGCCAGCTTCCGGTCGGGGTAGACCAG
This window encodes:
- the nrfD gene encoding NrfD/PsrC family molybdoenzyme membrane anchor subunit, producing the protein MTGSNHPPTMDPREQVERDVLAAISRPSLKYLGAVALCALLVAVGMGLFAYQSFVGLGVAGLMHPVNWGVYITNFVFWVGIAHSGTLISAVLFLFRARFRTSFNRAAEAMTVFALMVAGLFPLIHLGRVWIFYYLLPYPNQRQLWVNFRSPLIWDVFAVTTYMLVSLVFFYVGMVPDLAIARRRFSGWGKKIYGLLSLGWTGTLNQWRHYKWLYILLAAFATPLVASVHSIVSWDFAVSIIPGWHTTIFAPYFVAGAIFSGTAMVITLVYPMQRILKLESYITVDHFEAIAKILLFTSLIVSYSYVVETGLAYYGHNPFEAEQFRYRSFGDYWLLYWVMILCNSLLPLTLCVKQLRRNLRWLFGVSILVNVGMWIERFVIIVNSLARDYDPYAWGTYAPSFVEVGITLMSFGLFFLLYLLFLKTLPVLSMTELKEHM
- a CDS encoding cytochrome c3 family protein; the encoded protein is MPLTLNQAQRRFLTRLAPRVLLLGFFTTFVLLVAGMALYWWQVQRAPEQPIAFPHTVHAGSLQLPCSYCHMYADKSPRAGVPTLDICMSCHRSIATDRPQIIKLTEHYQARRPVAWNRVHELPDFIYFTHKRHVRAGIECFACHGNLAAMTKVRRVRTLQMGWCVTCHKSNGASIDCATCHL
- a CDS encoding 4Fe-4S dicluster domain-containing protein; protein product: MDRRNFLQILGLFSGATVLSSCGSQDGQKKLISYLVPPEDGVLPGQALWQPGTCNECPAGCGVLVRVREGRPVKLEGNPDHPVSRGGLCLRGQASLWRLYHPDRVQTPLRRDGENWQPVSWEQAFGQIFTALDQARQQGRESFYLAGRSTGTLSELIDDFCRGLNLTRLPEFELLGHAALRRAYEAAFGIADLPGYRIGEADLLISVGADLLETFANPVGQAGGLAAAREKGSFRWFHLEPHFSLTGANADRRLSLRPGSEADLLAYLLRQLQDSGRARLRLPEMLLQALPQVSSAQAAETTGLAPDELSELAEALAAAENPLLIAGGVATARDGGVPTALLAALLQWSAGMLGRTVSFDQRLNYAGVGSPGGLDRLGRQLQEGRVGVLFVSRADPVLHAPSPGFAEALGKAGLRVGLVDVPDATTRHLDLLLPLSHALESWGDAEPRRGLRTLIRPAAKPLHDTREEGEVLLGLLRKKQQPVAASYQEHLFAAWEKRYSQPDLEAFARTGFIEEALPAEPSALDAAAAAGWLTRHGLPAPATGPQLVVVPSLRSFDGRSRVIPLLEEIPDPLTTISYGGWVSVSPADAERLKLADGDLLRIAGKGLEVELPAKIQPGLQGGIFLVQRDHLPSGVLGIDPQSGEALLSLDISGATRVGGQTELPILAGSSSQQGRGIIPDPVHLEKHPPHPQASLYPEHAHPDYRWAMAIDLKRCTGCSACVAACYIENHVPVVGKKDHLKGREMSWLRIEPFYDEQGRVEFLPMLCQHCHSAPCEPVCPVYAAYHNGEGLNVQVYARCVGTRYCSNNCPYKVRRFNWWDHRRRPPLDKLVNPDLPLRTRGMMEKCTFCIQRIRAGRDAAKDEGRKIRDGEVVTACAQSCPAKAIAFGNLLDETSQVYRWAHSKRAYRVFEELGTQPSVYYLR
- a CDS encoding c-type cytochrome, which codes for MTPITPENLPLLKLVLAVLLGALTPLLGFLAGGTVAAVLLEIYGGEKNNHRKLAAALFARTLQGQTVALPTLLLVAAALACAGLVYPETGLGPAFAAASLLPLAVGLALLHLRPTLTARPSCPAWLGSAVVLTGAGALFAAMFVLLSGLALLLHPDQWPHLGRLPWLILSWNGLARFLEILVLSFGLTGAVILLCAAAEGGSTPGAEGFRRFACRTGAVLALVSLLAWPPLQLWGLYTLAGQARSGFLFALAIAALAVGLGLALILLNLLETSSPALAKPALLGFLALFLTGALSDHNARGTHLNEQTLPQGRARAAAFYPKAAALPEPPSTAAPAPAPSAAAADGEAVFQRICAGCHAFDRRVVGPPLNSVLGKYQGRLAELKGFIRKPVKINPDYPSMPQLGLAEPEIDAVARYLLQRAGE
- a CDS encoding quinol:electron acceptor oxidoreductase subunit ActD, translated to MGEKLSFESREEFLAKLRELQAAGADLNRAQIHMPFLVPEVEQILGTRPGLVRFFAVAGGLSGFLGGLGFTIYTVLSWPLITGGKPIISLPPFLLISYILTILFGSLATFGGFLLLARLPSPRGMAPEQEHGNRFVIILPGEEGPWKR